One stretch of Priestia megaterium DNA includes these proteins:
- the bioC gene encoding malonyl-ACP O-methyltransferase BioC: protein MINKQLLKKRFNNHATTYDAYADVQKSMANQLIDQLSTKFFNQEITILEIGCGTGYLTQLLCKNFPKATITAVDLSSGMIELAKKKVMEDRVSFICGDIEELSIERHYDLIISNATFQWFNSLHTTMKKLYKQLKPTGILLFSTFGTRTFQELHSCYSHAKQKLGLFSNSSPGQSFFSLEELSQICEQALVPLREHPFKLSKMEKLEVQYFPTVQAFFTSIKKIGASNSNEESYCQRPSFFRELINLYENDYRNENGIKVTYHCLIFNVTKTNQ from the coding sequence ATGATTAATAAGCAACTCTTAAAGAAAAGGTTCAATAATCACGCCACCACGTATGATGCTTACGCCGATGTACAAAAAAGTATGGCAAACCAATTAATAGATCAACTTTCCACCAAATTCTTCAATCAAGAAATAACGATTCTTGAAATTGGCTGCGGTACGGGTTATTTAACACAATTATTGTGCAAAAACTTTCCTAAGGCTACTATTACAGCAGTTGATTTGTCATCAGGAATGATTGAGTTAGCAAAGAAAAAAGTAATGGAAGATCGAGTTTCTTTCATATGCGGAGATATCGAGGAACTAAGTATAGAAAGACATTATGACCTTATTATTTCGAATGCAACATTTCAGTGGTTTAATAGTCTTCATACGACAATGAAAAAATTGTATAAACAACTTAAGCCTACAGGCATCCTGCTATTTTCAACCTTTGGAACTCGTACATTTCAAGAGCTTCATTCATGCTACAGCCATGCGAAACAAAAGCTTGGTCTTTTCAGTAACAGTTCACCTGGCCAATCGTTTTTTTCTCTTGAAGAGTTGTCTCAAATTTGTGAACAAGCATTAGTTCCATTGAGAGAGCATCCATTTAAACTATCAAAAATGGAGAAACTAGAGGTTCAATACTTTCCAACGGTTCAGGCATTTTTTACATCAATAAAAAAAATTGGAGCAAGTAACAGTAACGAGGAAAGCTACTGTCAACGCCCTTCTTTTTTTCGTGAATTAATCAACCTATATGAAAATGATTATCGTAATGAGAACGGAATAAAAGTAACCTACCATTGCTTAATATTTAATGTTACAAAAACGAACCAATAG
- a CDS encoding carbohydrate kinase family protein, protein MQNSISENAPVVCVGELLIDFFCSNINSNLIEGRQFLKSAGGAPANVCATIAKLGGNASFSGKVGKDPFGYFLEETLNSLNVDTSMLAWDEKTATTLAFVSLQENGERDFVFHRGADALMTMDDIDLNEINKAEILHFGSATAMLTSPFRETYLSLISSAREKEKFISFDPNYRGDLWKERLIDFISIAKKAISLSDFVKVSDEELEIITGTKNHELGVDILHRIGARIVAVTLGKRGTLISNSSKKKLVKSIPIMSIDSTGAGDAFVGATLFKLSNIHDIKFIEKDFDQLLDIITFANRIGALVCTKIGAIEALPSIEEIEISTI, encoded by the coding sequence GTGCAAAATAGCATAAGTGAAAATGCTCCAGTTGTTTGTGTAGGAGAATTATTAATTGATTTCTTTTGTAGCAATATTAATTCCAATTTAATAGAGGGACGCCAATTTTTAAAAAGTGCCGGCGGAGCACCAGCAAATGTATGCGCGACCATAGCCAAACTAGGGGGTAATGCATCATTTAGTGGTAAAGTAGGTAAGGACCCATTCGGTTACTTTTTAGAAGAAACCTTAAATTCATTAAACGTAGATACTTCCATGCTTGCTTGGGATGAGAAAACAGCAACTACTCTAGCCTTTGTGTCACTACAAGAAAATGGTGAGCGAGACTTTGTGTTTCATAGAGGAGCTGACGCTTTAATGACAATGGATGACATTGACCTAAATGAAATAAATAAAGCTGAAATCCTTCATTTTGGTTCAGCCACGGCTATGTTAACTTCTCCATTCCGTGAAACTTATTTAAGCCTTATATCTAGTGCTAGAGAAAAAGAGAAATTTATTTCTTTTGATCCTAATTATCGAGGGGATTTATGGAAGGAAAGATTGATTGATTTCATCTCAATTGCTAAGAAAGCTATTTCTTTAAGTGATTTTGTAAAAGTAAGTGATGAGGAATTAGAGATTATCACAGGCACTAAGAATCATGAGTTAGGTGTTGATATCCTTCATCGCATTGGAGCTAGAATTGTAGCGGTTACGCTTGGGAAAAGAGGAACATTAATATCTAACAGTAGCAAAAAGAAACTAGTAAAAAGTATTCCTATTATGTCAATTGACTCTACAGGAGCAGGGGATGCTTTTGTAGGTGCAACTTTATTCAAATTATCGAACATACATGATATCAAATTCATTGAAAAAGATTTTGATCAGTTACTCGACATTATCACGTTTGCAAATCGGATTGGAGCGCTTGTGTGTACAAAAATAGGCGCAATTGAGGCACTGCCAAGTATTGAAGAAATAGAAATTAGTACCATATAA
- a CDS encoding iron-containing alcohol dehydrogenase, which produces MKSYNYFCSTQIEVGMGKAKELPEMLKFLNIGSSILIVSDPGVVRTGLVSPIITALEASGYRVLLFDSIEQNPRDKNCLEGAKLFCDFGADAVVAIGGGSAMDTGKVIALCGPNGGIPSDYADGRLLYTNIAPVICIPTTSGTGSEVTRSAVITEASTHRKMTLKHASLRPVLAILDPELTLSLPPSVTAATGIDALVHAIEGYTCKVTNPISQALGAQAMRTIVSALPIVFYDGKNEAARQDMLEGSLLAGLCFGSADVASVHCLAEALGGLYDTPHGVANAIFLPYVLRFNSMENKQLHATLARYMNFAKDSDSDEIAVEKLIQGIIELTESLNIPKLKDLEGVKKEDFPSIVRLAMQNNSTSSNVRLITETDYMQILEHAYSNRVDRNWDSGVESLN; this is translated from the coding sequence ATGAAGTCCTATAACTATTTTTGTTCTACTCAAATTGAGGTAGGGATGGGGAAAGCTAAAGAATTACCAGAAATGTTAAAATTCTTAAATATTGGTTCATCAATTTTAATTGTGAGTGATCCAGGTGTGGTCCGTACAGGACTAGTTTCACCAATTATAACGGCCCTGGAGGCTTCTGGTTATCGAGTATTGTTATTCGACTCCATTGAACAAAATCCTCGAGATAAGAATTGCTTGGAAGGTGCAAAATTATTTTGTGACTTTGGTGCAGATGCAGTTGTTGCCATTGGTGGTGGAAGTGCAATGGATACAGGAAAAGTTATTGCACTGTGCGGTCCAAACGGTGGGATACCATCTGACTATGCAGACGGCCGACTCCTATATACAAACATTGCACCAGTTATTTGTATTCCAACTACTTCAGGTACGGGCTCAGAGGTTACTCGTTCTGCTGTTATTACGGAAGCATCTACACATCGAAAGATGACACTCAAACATGCTTCATTAAGACCCGTCTTGGCGATTCTTGATCCTGAACTAACATTAAGTCTTCCTCCTTCTGTTACTGCCGCTACTGGCATTGATGCATTAGTTCATGCGATTGAAGGTTATACATGTAAAGTAACAAATCCTATTTCACAAGCACTTGGGGCTCAAGCAATGAGAACCATTGTTTCGGCATTGCCTATCGTTTTCTACGATGGTAAAAATGAAGCAGCTCGTCAAGATATGCTGGAAGGAAGTCTCTTAGCAGGCCTTTGTTTTGGATCTGCAGATGTTGCCTCAGTACACTGCTTAGCAGAAGCGCTTGGAGGACTTTATGATACTCCACATGGAGTTGCCAATGCAATATTTTTACCATACGTATTAAGATTTAATTCTATGGAGAATAAGCAACTACATGCTACATTAGCAAGGTATATGAACTTTGCCAAGGATTCAGATTCAGATGAAATAGCTGTTGAAAAATTAATTCAAGGGATTATAGAATTAACAGAATCATTAAACATTCCTAAATTGAAAGATTTAGAGGGTGTAAAGAAAGAAGACTTTCCGAGCATTGTAAGGTTGGCCATGCAAAACAACTCAACATCAAGTAACGTCCGTTTAATTACGGAGACTGATTATATGCAAATTCTTGAACACGCTTACTCTAACCGTGTAGATAGAAATTGGGATTCTGGAGTAGAGAGCTTGAATTAA
- a CDS encoding NAD(P)-dependent alcohol dehydrogenase, translated as MNNNLPKTMKAAVMHGTREISIETLPVPQIDDNEVLIKVMAVGICGSDLHYYTHGRIGKYKVEKPFILGHECSGEVVAIGSSVERFKVGDRVAVEPGVTCGHCEACKEGRYNLCPDVQFLATPPVDGAFVQYIKMRQDFIFSIPDTLSYEDAALIEPFSVGIHAATRTKLQPGSTIAIMGMGPVGLMAVAAAKAFGASTIIATDLEPLRLEAAKRMGATHVINIREKDPLNEIKNITENVGVDVAWETAGNPKALQSSLASVRRGGKLAIVGLPSQSEIPLDVPFIADNEIDIYGIFRYANTYPKGIKFLASGVTDTKNLVTDRYPLADTREAMERALNFKNECLKIIVYPNQ; from the coding sequence ATGAATAACAACTTACCTAAAACCATGAAAGCAGCTGTCATGCACGGCACAAGAGAAATCAGTATTGAAACATTGCCTGTACCACAAATTGATGATAATGAAGTTTTAATTAAAGTAATGGCTGTAGGAATTTGTGGCTCAGACTTACATTATTATACCCATGGTAGAATCGGTAAATACAAAGTAGAGAAACCATTTATCCTTGGACATGAGTGCTCAGGTGAGGTTGTAGCTATCGGATCATCTGTTGAAAGATTTAAAGTAGGGGACCGCGTAGCCGTTGAACCAGGAGTAACCTGCGGACATTGTGAAGCATGCAAAGAGGGACGATATAATCTTTGTCCAGATGTTCAATTCTTGGCAACACCACCGGTTGATGGTGCCTTTGTTCAATATATAAAAATGCGTCAGGATTTTATCTTTTCAATCCCAGATACCCTTTCCTACGAAGATGCTGCCTTAATAGAGCCTTTTTCAGTTGGCATTCATGCAGCGACGAGAACAAAACTTCAGCCTGGGTCAACAATTGCTATTATGGGAATGGGACCGGTAGGTCTAATGGCTGTAGCAGCAGCAAAAGCATTTGGAGCAAGTACAATAATAGCAACAGACTTAGAACCATTGCGTCTTGAGGCAGCAAAACGAATGGGAGCGACTCATGTTATTAATATTAGAGAGAAAGATCCTCTTAATGAAATTAAAAATATTACTGAAAACGTAGGCGTTGACGTTGCATGGGAGACAGCAGGGAATCCAAAAGCATTACAATCTTCACTAGCTTCAGTTCGTCGTGGTGGAAAATTAGCAATCGTAGGTTTACCTTCTCAAAGCGAAATTCCACTCGATGTACCATTTATTGCTGATAATGAGATTGATATATATGGTATTTTCCGTTATGCCAACACTTATCCTAAAGGAATTAAATTTCTCGCTTCTGGTGTAACTGATACTAAGAACCTTGTAACAGATAGATATCCATTAGCTGACACACGTGAAGCGATGGAGAGAGCACTAAATTTTAAAAACGAATGTTTAAAAATTATAGTGTATCCAAACCAATAA
- the bioF gene encoding 8-amino-7-oxononanoate synthase — MYWEEDIKRELAYLDEIFQKRHLVTTEFAEQPWLTVNGHRMLNLASNNYLGYAGDKGLKKTMSDAVMTYGIGATASRLIVGNHSLYEKAERALVNWKKAEAGLIINSGYNANLGIISALVPRNGFIFSDKLNHASIIDGALLSRAKLQRYRHNDMNHLENLLKKVPFESRKLIVTDTVFSMDGDFAKLEDLVQLKEQYNALLMVDEAHASGVYGKNGEGYSHFLDLQDRIDIQMGTFSKALGSFGAYVTGKQWLIDYLKNRMRGFIYSTALPPAILGAITAAIEKVQQDTERRALLQQNALFFRKALTYEGFNTCKSQSQIIPILTGENKRTMQFAERLQKEGIAAIAVRPPTVPENKARIRFTVTADHTREDLDWAIKRVSLIGKEMSVIQ; from the coding sequence TTGTATTGGGAAGAAGATATAAAAAGAGAACTTGCCTATTTAGATGAAATTTTTCAAAAACGGCACCTTGTTACTACAGAATTTGCTGAACAACCATGGCTTACAGTCAATGGACATAGGATGTTAAACCTTGCCTCTAATAACTATTTAGGCTACGCAGGAGATAAGGGGCTGAAGAAAACAATGAGTGATGCTGTGATGACATATGGAATAGGAGCAACAGCTTCACGCTTAATAGTAGGAAATCACTCTCTTTATGAGAAAGCAGAAAGAGCACTTGTTAATTGGAAGAAAGCTGAGGCAGGACTTATTATCAATAGTGGTTATAATGCAAACCTAGGAATCATCTCAGCCTTGGTTCCGCGTAATGGCTTCATCTTCAGCGATAAGTTAAATCATGCAAGTATCATTGATGGAGCCCTACTGAGCCGTGCAAAACTTCAACGCTATCGCCATAACGATATGAACCACCTAGAAAATTTATTGAAAAAAGTTCCATTTGAGTCAAGGAAGTTGATTGTAACAGATACTGTTTTCAGCATGGATGGTGATTTTGCCAAGCTCGAGGATCTTGTTCAATTAAAAGAGCAATATAACGCCCTACTAATGGTTGATGAAGCTCATGCAAGCGGTGTATACGGAAAAAATGGTGAAGGCTACTCGCATTTTCTTGATCTGCAAGATAGAATTGATATTCAAATGGGAACGTTTAGTAAAGCGCTAGGGTCATTTGGAGCTTATGTTACCGGAAAACAGTGGCTCATAGATTATTTGAAAAATAGAATGCGAGGATTCATTTATTCAACTGCACTTCCCCCTGCTATACTCGGTGCAATAACGGCTGCGATTGAAAAGGTACAACAAGACACAGAGCGTCGCGCACTTCTTCAACAAAATGCATTATTTTTTAGGAAGGCACTTACATACGAAGGATTTAACACATGCAAAAGTCAATCTCAAATCATTCCAATTTTGACGGGAGAAAACAAAAGAACAATGCAGTTTGCAGAGCGTTTACAGAAAGAAGGAATTGCTGCTATTGCAGTTAGGCCCCCTACTGTTCCTGAAAATAAAGCAAGAATTCGTTTTACTGTAACAGCAGATCATACTCGCGAAGATTTAGATTGGGCCATAAAGAGAGTTTCTCTAATTGGAAAAGAAATGAGTGTGATTCAATGA
- a CDS encoding GNAT family N-acetyltransferase, with the protein MSTKRIYLTPFETTHIQYLHKWLNDERAIRMIGRTPLTYEEVVQEVEKKRMNNDLILGIESDEKELVGWVFLKDIDYAHGRASIGILLSSESRGHGYGRMAMEQMIDLGFKQLRLNKIYLTTRGINEQAIALYEKIGFVTEGKLRNHAYVDGKYVDTYFMGILASEWNK; encoded by the coding sequence ATGAGTACAAAAAGAATATACCTTACGCCATTTGAAACAACTCACATTCAATATTTACATAAATGGTTAAATGATGAACGAGCAATACGAATGATAGGCAGGACACCTTTAACTTATGAAGAGGTGGTACAAGAAGTAGAAAAGAAAAGAATGAACAACGATTTAATTTTAGGAATTGAAAGCGATGAAAAAGAATTAGTTGGATGGGTATTTTTGAAAGATATAGACTACGCACATGGAAGAGCTAGTATAGGGATTCTTTTATCTTCAGAATCTAGGGGTCACGGGTACGGTCGAATGGCTATGGAGCAAATGATTGATCTAGGGTTTAAACAGCTTCGTCTAAATAAAATCTATTTAACAACAAGAGGAATAAACGAACAGGCGATTGCATTATATGAAAAAATTGGTTTTGTTACCGAAGGAAAATTAAGAAATCATGCTTATGTGGATGGGAAGTACGTAGATACATATTTTATGGGTATACTGGCCTCAGAATGGAACAAGTAA
- a CDS encoding alpha/beta fold hydrolase, with amino-acid sequence MKQSTIIIFPGWGMEKAAFHPIIKSLSTICNVLCTDWRGVKELSDFRERAIQLLTSTQGTVYLIGWSLGSLVTLELASLYPNKIEGLILIGGTSRFTNDVHNTFGWEQRIVELMKKQLQRNKEKTLTAFYNAMFTKSEKEEEFHQQFIEVAQRNYQGDSTYSLLTGLDYLLQKDVRMQLSQIQTPCLLIHGRDDQICLPESSSFIAERIGEKAQLCILEKAGHIPFFTKPQQCTQLIEKFLKKELIYD; translated from the coding sequence ATGAAACAATCCACTATTATAATATTTCCCGGATGGGGAATGGAAAAAGCAGCGTTTCACCCAATAATAAAATCATTATCTACTATATGTAACGTTTTGTGTACAGACTGGAGAGGTGTAAAAGAACTAAGTGACTTTAGAGAACGAGCAATTCAATTGCTTACTTCCACTCAAGGTACTGTTTATTTAATTGGTTGGTCATTAGGTTCCCTTGTAACGCTTGAACTTGCAAGTCTATACCCTAACAAGATAGAGGGACTCATATTAATTGGCGGAACTAGTCGCTTTACGAACGACGTGCATAATACATTCGGATGGGAGCAACGTATCGTTGAACTTATGAAAAAACAACTACAGCGTAATAAGGAAAAAACACTTACTGCATTTTATAACGCTATGTTCACTAAATCTGAAAAAGAAGAAGAATTTCATCAACAATTTATTGAAGTTGCTCAGCGTAATTATCAAGGAGACAGTACGTACTCCCTCCTTACAGGGCTGGATTATTTACTCCAAAAAGATGTTAGAATGCAACTCAGTCAAATTCAAACTCCTTGTTTATTAATCCATGGAAGAGATGATCAAATATGTTTACCTGAGTCTTCTTCTTTCATAGCTGAAAGGATTGGTGAAAAAGCGCAGCTGTGTATTCTAGAAAAAGCTGGCCATATTCCTTTTTTTACGAAGCCTCAGCAATGTACGCAACTTATAGAGAAATTTCTAAAAAAGGAGCTCATTTATGATTAA
- a CDS encoding YnfE family protein has protein sequence MISVEELRRYVDVVKKNIETMKAPDYEGKERDLENQQEELEQYERYLKAESISPEGFDGIVDAAVGYASKDISFSELEEVYNQLTK, from the coding sequence ATGATAAGCGTGGAAGAATTAAGACGGTATGTTGATGTTGTTAAGAAAAATATCGAAACTATGAAAGCTCCTGATTACGAAGGGAAAGAGAGGGATTTAGAAAACCAGCAAGAGGAACTAGAGCAGTATGAGCGATATCTCAAAGCAGAAAGTATCTCACCTGAAGGTTTTGATGGAATTGTGGATGCTGCTGTAGGTTATGCATCTAAAGATATCTCTTTTTCAGAACTAGAAGAAGTGTATAATCAATTAACTAAATAG
- a CDS encoding DinB family protein, producing MKGQELQFYNYHVWANQRIFSHLKGLPQDIYHKEVKNVFSSVSEVLGHIYATDTIWLSVMSGYSFDEIIKSGKQLRENIKGKSIEEMEMMFLNLSEQFKSFFDHQDNLDQLVFCAHPNFGQLETNLFELIQHVVNHGTYHRGNITAMLRQMGYPGVMTDYVAYLYAMKVSNS from the coding sequence GTGAAGGGTCAAGAATTACAGTTTTATAACTACCATGTATGGGCAAATCAAAGGATTTTTAGTCACTTAAAAGGCTTGCCTCAGGATATTTACCACAAGGAGGTTAAGAATGTTTTTTCTTCTGTATCGGAGGTGTTAGGACATATTTATGCTACTGATACTATATGGTTAAGTGTCATGTCAGGTTATAGTTTTGATGAAATTATCAAATCAGGAAAACAACTAAGAGAGAATATAAAAGGCAAAAGCATCGAGGAAATGGAGATGATGTTTCTTAACTTATCTGAGCAATTTAAATCATTTTTTGACCACCAAGATAACCTTGATCAACTCGTTTTCTGCGCACATCCTAATTTTGGCCAGCTAGAAACTAATCTATTTGAATTAATCCAACATGTAGTTAATCATGGAACATATCATCGTGGAAATATAACAGCTATGTTACGCCAAATGGGATATCCTGGAGTTATGACTGACTATGTTGCTTATTTATATGCAATGAAGGTAAGTAACAGTTAG
- a CDS encoding MFS transporter, whose translation MLNAEQSQILEAENKDKSNSITRLSWLERFGYGSGDMAYNIVFQFVNAYLLFYYTDVGGIHPAVVATLFLVVRVLDAICDPIMGVILDKTNTRWGKARPYLLWVSLPFALFTILCFTNPHLGSTGNIIYMYITYILLGMTFSMQTIPVNSLTGRITNNVQERTVLTTIRMILVYVGILLSISCATPLVTAIGGENQEFGFQMTALVYAVVSIILNLFSFFTVRERIAPKKIKKHGLKVTLSVLVKNKPLLVLVSSFLAFAIGFNIKLSTMVYYFTYNVHQKELVFWGTVLFFGAALISNLFIPLFSDKWGRKSVMIVSATISLISYIGLQFTSFNSVSLILFWLFVSGFFTTPLNTLAWGMVADCVDYAEWKTGVRADGVVISLMSFTNKLGVALAGSFSAIYLGIAGYVANAEQTAASLNAIKNMNALVPGIFILLSVLIICFYPLTEKTYNKIILDLEKKSR comes from the coding sequence ATGTTAAACGCAGAACAATCACAAATATTAGAGGCTGAAAATAAAGATAAATCTAATTCTATTACTAGGTTATCCTGGTTAGAACGGTTTGGATATGGATCAGGAGACATGGCATATAATATTGTTTTTCAATTCGTTAATGCCTATCTACTTTTTTATTATACTGATGTTGGAGGTATCCATCCTGCAGTTGTTGCGACATTATTTTTAGTAGTACGAGTTCTGGATGCTATTTGCGACCCTATAATGGGAGTTATTTTAGATAAAACTAATACACGTTGGGGAAAAGCAAGACCATATTTGTTATGGGTCTCACTTCCTTTTGCGTTATTCACTATCCTATGTTTTACCAACCCTCACTTAGGGTCAACTGGAAATATTATATATATGTATATTACCTACATCTTACTAGGGATGACGTTTAGTATGCAAACGATTCCAGTTAATAGCTTAACAGGACGAATTACTAACAATGTTCAGGAGCGTACAGTTTTAACAACTATTCGTATGATATTGGTTTATGTAGGAATACTTCTCTCCATTTCATGCGCAACCCCTCTTGTAACAGCTATTGGAGGAGAAAATCAAGAATTTGGATTTCAGATGACTGCGCTAGTCTATGCTGTTGTAAGTATAATTTTAAATTTATTTAGCTTCTTTACAGTACGAGAGCGTATTGCTCCTAAAAAGATTAAAAAGCATGGACTTAAAGTAACTTTATCTGTTTTGGTTAAAAACAAGCCACTACTAGTATTAGTTTCATCTTTCTTGGCATTTGCTATTGGTTTTAATATTAAACTTAGTACAATGGTTTACTATTTTACTTACAATGTTCATCAAAAGGAATTAGTATTTTGGGGCACTGTTTTATTTTTTGGAGCTGCACTAATTAGTAACTTATTTATTCCTTTATTCTCTGATAAATGGGGTAGAAAGAGTGTGATGATTGTATCAGCTACCATATCTCTTATTTCATATATAGGACTCCAATTTACTTCTTTTAATTCAGTTTCTTTAATTTTATTTTGGCTGTTTGTTTCGGGATTCTTTACCACTCCACTAAACACACTAGCTTGGGGGATGGTTGCCGATTGTGTAGATTATGCTGAATGGAAAACTGGAGTTCGAGCAGATGGCGTTGTTATTTCCTTAATGAGTTTTACTAATAAGTTAGGGGTTGCACTTGCTGGATCATTCTCAGCCATCTATTTGGGCATAGCAGGTTATGTAGCTAATGCGGAACAAACCGCAGCTTCGCTAAATGCTATTAAAAATATGAATGCTTTAGTGCCAGGAATTTTTATTTTACTTTCTGTATTAATAATATGCTTTTATCCTTTAACTGAAAAAACATACAATAAAATAATTTTGGATTTAGAGAAAAAATCCAGGTAA